A single Lolium perenne isolate Kyuss_39 chromosome 6, Kyuss_2.0, whole genome shotgun sequence DNA region contains:
- the LOC139832560 gene encoding uncharacterized protein, with amino-acid sequence MPRPGGGGGYPSHPAAPARPAGDKSGCYTCGKPGHFSRECPSNPNAAVRPNAPKPNPGRAKTATGRTPAAKKTYARLNHVSAEEAQEAPDVVLGKFPVNYVPATVLFDSGASHSFVTRPFVSKGNLEPSALARPMVVQIPGATTRTHQSCKQVPIEIQGTRFHADLVILGEQGLEVILGMDWMAKYKGHIDSARRAITITSSDGREIRHVSSFPSSKARCKKSTADSTVDQIPVVCEYADVFPEELPGMPPDRDIEFIIELVPGTAPIAQRPYWMNPEELVELKRQLDDMLRKGYYRKFVEGFSSIARPMTQLLKKDKKFEWSEKCEKSFQELKRRLVTAPVLTMPDVTQGFDIFCDASKLGLGCVLMQNGKVIAYSSRQLCPHEQNYPTHDLELAAVVHALKAWRHYLIGNRCELYTDHKSLKYIFTQKELNMRQKRWMELIKDYDVNIHYHPGKANVVADALSREPCNLNSLILVEQPMLGKEMEKFGLELVSHGFLANLEL; translated from the exons ATGCCGCGccctggaggaggaggaggttatCCAAGTCACCCTGCTGCACCTGCTCGCCCGGCGGGAGATAAGTCTGGTTGTTACACCTGTGGCAAGCCAGGCCACTTCTCTCGAGAATGCCCTAGCAATCCCAATGCAGCTGTGCGCCCCAATGCACCCAAGCCCAATCCTGGACGTGCCAAGACTGCAACCGGAAGGACCCCTGCTGCCAAGAAGACCTACGCCCGACTGAACCATGTTAGTgcagaggaagcccaggaagcaccggaCGTCGTGCTGGGTAAGTTTCCGGTTAACTATGTGCCTGCTACAGTGTTGTTTGATTCGGGTGCCTCGCATTCTTTCGTCACCCGACCCTTTGTTAGTAAGGGAAATTTGGAACCTTCTGCTTTAGCCCGACCTATGGTGGTCCAAATCCCTGGAGCCACCACCCGAACCCACCAATCTTGCAAGCAAGTCCCCATAGAGATTCAAGGAACCCGTTTTCATGCTGACTTAGTTATCCTTGGAGAGCAAGGCCTGGAAGTtatcttagggatggattggaTGGCCAAGTATAAGGGGCACATTGATTCTGCTAGGCGCGCCATCACCATCACAAGTAGTGACGGCCGGGAGATCCGTCACGTCTCATCTTTTCCCTCATCCAAAGCCCGATGCAAAAAGAGTACCGCCGACAGTACTGTGGATCAGATCCCTGTAGTTTGTGAGTATGCCGACGTGTTTCCAGAAGAGCTGCCAGGCATGCCCCCGGATCGAGATATAGAGTTCATTATTGAGCTTGTCCCGGGAACAGCGCCTATCGCGCAGCGACCCTATTGGATGAATCCCGAGGAGTTGGTGGAATTGAAGAGGCAATTGGATGATATGCTGAGGAAAG GCTATTATCGCAAGTTTGTGGAAggattttcgagcatcgctcgacccatGACACAGTTGTTaaagaaggataagaagtttgaatggtcAGAGAAGTGTGAGAAGAGCTTTCAAGAGCTAAAAAGGAGATTGGTGACTGCTCCGGTACTTACCATGCCGGATGTCACTCAAGGCTTTGACATCTTTTGCGATGCCTCAAAGCTAGGTTTGGGTTGTGTTCTTATGCAAAATGGGAAGGTGATTGCGTATTCCTCGCGTCAACTTTGCCCCCATGAGCAAAATTACCCCACCCATGACCTGGAGCTTGCAGCTGTGGTTCATGCCCTCAAGGCGTGGCGCCACTATCTTATTGGAAATCGGTGTGAGCTGTATACCGATCATAAGAGTTTGAAGTATATTTTtacccagaaggaattaaacatgagacaaaaaAGGTGGATGGAGCTAATCAAGGACTATGACGTTaatatccactatcaccccggtaaGGCAAATGTGGTTGCCGATGCTCTTAGTCGAGAACCCTGCAACCTCAATTCCCTGATCCTTGTAGAACAACCCATGTTGGGAAAGGAAATGGAGAAGTTTGGACTGGAACTGGTGAGCCATGGATTCTTGGCCAATCTAGAACTCTAG
- the LOC139831996 gene encoding uncharacterized protein, protein MLPAHYVNKLTPDMRSVHDAILTKEKLLLKDRNPSYPILIAKVPSGFGFVNTYHCGLDIHSTEQAFLANYIKNLLVLNKDKSCFVIPYFRDFKYCTLLLFYPYHSDVTYLDSGLDKEKDFTDLKSTLDKALSGFIAEVGVNKLRHEKKVKGCHVCNHITKFPCLKQSVDDNGMEAWFAILQMRAVVRSQNDLLLPSALQGKFVNMADTTDENVRGDFRAIQRTICTILWRDVIMNGGLFNYASALSNSEIEGRLEDGCDERTFNTLEGIRPFPPK, encoded by the exons ATGCTGCCGGCACACTATGTCAACAAGTTGACGCCTGATATGAGGAGCGTGCATGATGCTATTCTAACAAAGGAGAAGCTACTTCTTAAAGATAGAAATCCATCGTACCCGATTTTGATCGCCAAGGTGCCCAGCGGCTTTGGCTTTGTCAACACATACCACTGCGGACTTGATATTCATTCG ACCGAACAAGCGTTTCTCGCCAACTATATCAAGAATTTAttggtgttaaacaaggataagaGTTGCTTTGTcataccatatttccgcga TTTCAAGTAttgcaccctcctcctcttttACCCGTATCATTCCGATGTCACTTATCTCGACTCCGGGCTTGATAAGGAGAAAgacttcaccgaccttaagtctacacttgataaagccctcagcgGCTTCATAGCTGAGGTTGGCGTCAACAAACtcaggcatgagaagaaagttAAGGGTTGCcatgtgtgcaaccacataaccaagttcccctgcctAAAGCAATCGGTGgatgacaatgggatggaggcatggtttgccatcctacagatgagggcggttgtaaggtctcagaacgatctcttgttgccatcTGCTCTGCAGGGGAAGTTCGTGAACATggcggacaccaccgatgaaaacgtgagaggcgacttccgtgccatccagcggaccatttgcacaatactctggagggatgtcATCATGAATGGTGGCTTGTTCAACTATGCCTCCGCACTTTCTAATTCCgagatagaaggccgattagaagatggatgtgacgagagaacattcaacacgctcgagggcatccgtcccttcccgccgaagTAG
- the LOC127310234 gene encoding uncharacterized protein: MHVDPPVSGSNVTAGVYGKTPGVTRARLSRLVAARLPPNRPAAVAASPKSPAPSSIRRRHAPPLNPPPHVAVAASPKSPAPSPSIRRHRRRPRSIAIAIAVSLDPSPSSPAKASALAPPPNSHQNHPAAAPIAAAHARLSSPPTRCQPPQEPPQEQAARLSDLVFTAHSCRSSR; the protein is encoded by the exons ATGCACGTGGACCCACCTGTTAGTGGCTCAAacgttaccgccggcgtttacgGCAAAACGCCGGGGGTCACGCGTGCACGACTTAGTCGTTTGGTGGCCGCGCGTTTACCCCCAAATCgacctgccgccgtcgccgcctcccccAAATCCCCTGCGCCGTCGTCGATCCGCCGTCGCCACGCGCCTCCCCTAAATCCCCCACCGCACGTCGCCGTTGCCGCCTCCCCCAAATCCCCTGCGCCGTCGCCCTCGAtccgtcgccatcgccgtcgccctcgatccatcgccatcgccatcgccGTCTCCCTCGATCCGTCGCCATCGTCCCCAGCCAAAGCCTCCGCCCTCGCGCCCCCGCCGAATTCACACCAGAACCATCCTGCCGCAG CTCCCATCGCAGCAGCTCACGCCCGCCTCTCCAGCCCGCCGACCAGGTGCCAACCGCCGCAGGAACCGCCGCAGGAACAAGCTGCCCGCCTCTCCGACCTCGTCTTCACCGCTCACTCCTGCAGAAGCTCAAG atga
- the LOC139832845 gene encoding uncharacterized protein, translating into MVFLLPADASRMCCNASDFLNSWTLILLGLAFILSLIVSQVWWTNCCMLPNAVTSAFVSMSSSADPNEDADGSSQRKLDEHYRLMVSDQLEDLPRGSDDESSEEGDDEMDNDGEDERAAADETTDSGVAGGSSDTTTEAKRKRKQRCPNRVGTTREIITAVDAKTGLPTEPKHLAKGYGLQLGAILRDVVDVNETKLRTKKKQHLQAQLLARLHARYEFPVEYRNEDPKDNIVNRRALSKFSKNLSGYKTMLRGMLGDNETWEEIQRHFPRMMLEQYNKFLENEELEYTKEQSTWGKELAEKNIGHHNLGCRGFEGKQPVWDKEDQAYINAGLEPPFAKYKDPLFRAYLRSRYHRELGGKRVTKPDVVVGVELVADAKVMALEKAVVSNLPAY; encoded by the coding sequence ATGGTTTTTTTGTTACCTGCTGATGCTAGTCGTATGTGTTGTAATGCAAGTGATTTTCTTAATTCTTGGACATTGATACTGTTAGGGTTGGCTTTCATACTCTCCTTGATAGTTTCTCAAGTTTGGTGGACGAACTGTTGCATGCTACCTAATGCTGTCACATCTGCCTTTGTTAGCATGTCGTCTTCTGCAGACCCCAACGAAGACGCTGACGGGtcttctcagcggaagttggatgaGCACTACAGGCTCATGGTCTCGGATCAGCTGGAGGACCTTCCAAGGGGCAGCGATgacgagtcctcggaggagggggatgatgagatggacaacgatggtgaggatgagagggccgctgccgacgagaccaccgacagtggcgttgccgggggtagctcggatactactaccgaggccaagaggaaacggaagcagcggtgcccaaacagggtcggcaccactcgcgagataatcaccgcggtggacgccaagaccggtcttcctactgagcccaagcacctggcgaaggggtacggcctccaactgggagcaatccttcgggacgtcgtcgacgtcaacgagacgaaactccgaaccaagaagaagcagcatctgcaggcccaactccttgcgcggctgcacgcacggtatgagttccctgtggaatacaggaacgaggatcccaaggataacatcgtgaacagacgagccctctctaagttctccaagaacctcagcggttataaaaccatgctgagggggatgcttggtgacaatgagacttgggaagagatccagcgccacttcccgcggatgatgctggagcagtataataaattcttggaaaacgaggagctcgagtacaccaaagaacaatcgacctgggggaaggagctggcggaaaagaacatcggtcaccacaatctcggttgccgtggcttcgaaggcaagcagccggtatgggacaaggaggaccaggcctacataaatgctggcctcgagcccccttttgccaagtacaaagacccactcttcagggcatatctcaggtcccgataccatAGAGAATTGGGTGGGAAACGTGTCAcgaaacctgatgtggtggtgggagttgagttggtcgccgacgcgaaggtgatggcacttgagaaagcagtggtaagcaatttaccagcttattaa